In the Lebetimonas natsushimae genome, one interval contains:
- a CDS encoding phosphate-starvation-inducible PsiE family protein, translating into MQHVEIIIASILFLFLLIFHYDFYHLVSLILEYIVIIEVVQMLFVFFKRQRIKLRYMIDAAIIFFIREIFILVTNHKDKKEIFLFVVLIGVFFLFRYLAINITYKTDKTQKKIKLIKN; encoded by the coding sequence GTGCAACATGTTGAAATTATAATAGCTTCAATTCTTTTTTTATTTCTTTTAATTTTTCATTATGATTTTTATCATTTGGTAAGTTTGATTTTAGAATATATCGTAATTATAGAAGTGGTGCAGATGCTTTTTGTTTTTTTTAAAAGACAAAGGATTAAACTCAGATATATGATTGATGCGGCTATAATATTTTTTATAAGGGAAATTTTTATTTTGGTTACAAATCATAAAGATAAAAAAGAAATTTTTTTGTTTGTGGTTTTAATAGGAGTGTTTTTCTTGTTTAGATATTTGGCTATTAATATTACATATAAAACTGATAAAACACAAAAAAAAATTAAACTAATAAAAAATTAA